Part of the Pseudomonas sp. Leaf58 genome is shown below.
ACCCGCGAGCTGCCAGAAGCGCAGCGCGAAGCCCTGCAGACCCAGATCCCGCTGGGCCGCCTGGGTCAGGCCGACGAAATTGCCAAGGTGGTTTCGTTCCTAGCCTCAGACGGCGCAGCCTACGTAACCGGTGCTACCGTGCCGGTCAACGGCGGGATGTACATGTAATACTGCAACTCAATGTGACGGATTTCGTAAAAAAAGAGTCATACTGCGAGCCTAAAATCCGTTATAAAGCTGCAACCAGATTCCAGGCAGCGGGTAGGGTGGCTAGTCGGAAGGTGCGTTTAGCTTGAAAAGCCAACGTCTTTCTATAAAATTAGCCACCGGCCAGCTGCCTGACATATGTCCATTAGGAGTGAAAACTAGGTATGAGCACCATCGAAGAACGCGTCAAGAAAATCGTCGCCGAGCAACTGGGCGTTAAAGAAGAAGAAGTGACTGTTGAGAAGTCCTTCGTCGATGACCTGGGTGCCGATTCGCTTGACACCGTTGAGCTGGTGATGGCTCTGGAAGAGGAATTCGAGACCGAAATCCCTGACGAAGAAGCCGAGAAGATCACTACCGTTCAAGCCGCTATCGACTACGTCAACAGCCACAAGGCCTAAGACGTTTCAGTCGACGCTACTTGTCGGGAAAAACCGCACTGCCTTTGCTGGCGTGCGGTTTTTTCTTTGCGAGGCGTCTGCGTCGTCCCCCGAGCATCTAGAGCTTGTTGCCATTTCATTCCATTGCGTTGAGTGCAATGGCAAGAAACTCTGTCATTAGAAAAGGAGAGTACTGTGTCGCGTAGACGCGTCGTGGTCACCGGTATGGGCATGCTGTCGCCACTGGGTACCGATGTACCGAGCACTTGGCAGGGCATTCTGGCTGGCCGCAGTGGCATTGGTCCGATTGAACACACGGACCTGTCTGCCTACTCCACCCGTTTTGGCGGCTCGGTGAAAGGCTTCGAGGTTGAGCAATACCTGTC
Proteins encoded:
- the acpP gene encoding acyl carrier protein: MSTIEERVKKIVAEQLGVKEEEVTVEKSFVDDLGADSLDTVELVMALEEEFETEIPDEEAEKITTVQAAIDYVNSHKA